From a region of the Cucumis sativus cultivar 9930 chromosome 6, Cucumber_9930_V3, whole genome shotgun sequence genome:
- the LOC101204784 gene encoding zinc-finger homeodomain protein 1: MDFEDQDEHEEEEMDIAAASYDDSLPNSGTRLKIPTTTDQIMSSSPGQRKPKYRECLKNHAVGIGGHALDGCGEFLAAGAEGTLDALKCAACNCHRNFHRKETDNNLNPAVGVGLGIGEPFLLPHPGQFSPYYRTPAGYLHVAPHHRPLALPSTSGGGGTHSREEQEDMSNPSGGGGGGSSSFGKKRFRTKFTQEQKDRMLGLAETLGWRIQKHDEAVVQQFCNDTGVKRHVLKVWMHNNKHTLGKKP, encoded by the coding sequence ATGGATTTCGAAGATCAAGACGAAcacgaagaagaagagatggaCATCGCGGCAGCGAGTTACGACGACTCGTTGCCCAACTCAGGAACCCGACTCAAAATCCCCACTACTACTGACCAAATCATGTCATCATCTCCTGGACAGAGGAAACCCAAATACAGAGAGTGCTTAAAAAATCACGCCGTTGGCATTGGAGGTCACGCCCTTGACGGTTGCGGCGAATTTCTAGCCGCTGGAGCTGAAGGTACACTCGACGCTCTTAAATGCGCCGCTTGTAACTGCCACCGCAACTTCCACCGTAAAGAAACCGACAACAACCTCAACCCCGCCGTAGGCGTCGGTCTCGGAATCGGAGAGCCATTTCTATTACCCCACCCAGGACAGTTCTCCCCTTACTACCGAACTCCAGCTGGGTACCTCCACGTGGCGCCACATCACAGGCCATTAGCTCTCCCGTCGACATCAGGCGGCGGTGGCACCCACAGCAGAGAAGAACAGGAAGATATGTCGAATCCGAGCGGCGGAGGCGGCGGAGGAAGTAGTAGCTTTGGGAAGAAGAGATTTAGAACAAAATTTACACAAGAACAGAAGGACAGAATGCTGGGACTGGCGGAGACATTGGGTTGGAGAATTCAAAAACACGACGAGGCGGTGGTGCAGCAGTTCTGTAACGACACCGGAGTAAAGCGGCACGTGCTTAAGGTGTGGATGCATAATAACAAGCACACTCTTGGTAAGAAACCCTAG